Proteins from a genomic interval of Rosa chinensis cultivar Old Blush chromosome 2, RchiOBHm-V2, whole genome shotgun sequence:
- the LOC112184594 gene encoding nudix hydrolase 15, mitochondrial, with the protein MVGRALNSDHLGQPIRAGDRVTRPQFAGQRSQSEVSLPGGKTEEGDKDDGDTATREAKEEIGLDPKLVNVVTVLEPFLSKHLLRVVPVIGILNDKEAFKPAPNPAEVESVFDAPLEMFIKDENRRVEEREWMGNKYLIHFFDYETNNKKYMIWGLTAENETPGWTQLKLPGQAPSARCGHTITSGGHYVLYL; encoded by the exons ATGGTGGGTCGAGCCCTGAATTCCGACCACCTTGGACAGCCCATACGAGCCGGTGACCGTGTCACTAGACCTCAATTTGCTGGACAGAGATCCCAGA GTGAGGTTTCTTTGCCAGGTGGGAAAACAGAGGAGGGAGACAAGGATGATGGTGACACAGCAACAAGAGAAGCGAAAGAGGAGATTGGTTTGGATCCTAAGCTTGTGAATGTTGTCACTGTTCTTGAACCATTTTTGTCAAAG CACCTACTGAGAGTTGTACCTGTTATCGGTATACTTAACGATAAGGAAGCATTCAAGCCTGCTCCAAATCCGGCCGAAGTGGAATCAGTATTTGATGCTCCCTTGGAAATGTTCATCAAG GATGAAAACAGGAGggtagaggagagagagtggATGGGTAACAAATACTTGATTCATTTCTTTGACTATGAAACCAACAACAAGAAGTACATGATATGGGGCTTAACTGCTG AAAATGAAACACCTGGATGGACCCAACTGAAGCTTCCTGGTCAAGCTCCTTCTGCACGTTGTGGCCATACCATCACATCTGGAGGACACTATGTACTTTACCTGTAA
- the LOC112188665 gene encoding protein GAMETE EXPRESSED 1, whose protein sequence is MENSKSMLEAQESFESKQASMFTALDKLLALHNDMLLESRLIKAFFIYSISIFAIYMFTSTKRTYTVRPRLYIGLCLTLLVEVAILRLTGHDIE, encoded by the exons ATGGAAAACTCAAAGTCAATGTTGGAGGCACAG GAATCTTTTGAATCAAAGCAAGCCAGCATGTTCACCGCATTAGACAAGCTATTGGCTTTGCACAATGATATGCTGCTTGAATCACGGTTGATCAAAGCTTTCTTTATTTACTCTATATCAATCTTTGCTATCTACATGTTCACAAGCACAAAGCGAACATACACAGTTAGACCTCGGCTATATATCG GGCTGTGTTTGACTCTCTTAGTAGAAGTAGCAATACTTCGGCTCACAGGGCATGATATTGAATAG